aattccaGCAACGCGACCATCAACTTCTccgtacctttttttttttatccttgaCCGACAGTGTTTCGGAATGTTGTTCCTGAAAGAGGCAGCTGCTCAAAATGCAGCACGAATCGCATCGATAATGAGACATGTACGTTCCAGTGCAGCACGTGCATTTCTCTGCTGCATTTCATCGTAcacgttatttaaaaataactcTGACCACCGACTTTGAGCCTATTTGCGCTTAATTTCATCGTTAGCATATCGGACGTTGCAAGTGGACTCGTTCGATCAACAAGAAATATTCAAACTCGACGCTTCGAtcttacatacatacgtacaacGATTAATCACGAAGAGAAACGCAGTGGCGAAACGTTATCTCGATGAAAACTCAGTTCCGAAAGAATCGGAGACCAGTTGGTTCGGTCGCTTGGACGGCGATAGCGAAGCAAATTGCTCGTGTTTTCGAAGGAACGCCGTTCGACCAAAAACTGAGCCGCGCATCCGGTCAGCAAGAAAATAATTTGCTTGCGGGGTCGTGGTTCACGCGAGATGGAGAGATTtaaaagagaagaggagagtGAAAAGACTTGGTGTGTGTGTCGCTTGGCGCATTTCTGGTGCGTTACGTCGCGCGTGTTATGTCGGCCAAGGTGCACGAGACAGCTGAGATAAGTTCTCTTCCCGGCGAGGAACGGATCCACGCGGCCTGAGGAGAACAGGGCCGTATATGCACGCAGAAATGCACGCGCGCGCGTGCCTACCGAGCGCTATGCACGACGCATGACCGTGAACTTGCCCCACCTAGTGCACCAGTCGGTCAGTCATCATTATTAACGCACACACGGGTCCGCCGCGTTCACACACACGCACGACCGCCGATCCTTTACTCCTACGTACACATGGCACACCGGAGAGACGAGAAATCCGAAGACGTTTCGGGCCTTTCGACTCCTTTTTGCCGGGAATTTCCAGAAACGATCTGCTTGCGTATCGACCGACCTCCCATCGAATGCTTTTTATCCGAACTGTATGCGTAACTTTGATTTCGAACAGGTTACACGGATACCGTAGATAGAAGTGGCTATTTTGAATTCTAAAGCGATTTTCGGTGGTTCGATGCGAGCAGGAAAGTTTCCAAGAGGAAGTTGCAAACGGAGTATACAAGAAGCAGGTTGGAAAAAAGCTGGAATGTCGTGGAGTGTAGAGTTACGATGACGAGCTACGGTTCCAGCAGGAACTTCCGTACGTGGCACTGTCGTGAAGTAGATCGTGCAATGCCAGAAGATCGCCTCGGAAGACAGGTCGCCGTTGAATCAACAACATGCACGCGATTCGCGTATTACTCGATTCGTTAGCGTCCGTTTGAAGACTTTATTCGAAATTTTCCTCGGGAATACCATCTCTCCGAACTTTGCTTCAAACGATGATTAACCGACGTCTTTAAAGATTTGCTTGGTCGATTCCTAGTTACGTATCGTTATTATAAACGATAGAGATCCCTTTGTTTCCAAGTTATCAGTCTTTTCGCCTTTCTGTCTCCTGCGTTTGAGGAGCCGTACAGTGGTTTCAGTGACTTTTCGCGATAGGCCACCCTGTATGTGCCTGTTGCAGGGTTGTCGCGATAATACACGGAGCGCAATGTTAGTCACGTTTGTCTACTCATGGTCTGCAGGACTTCTCTATGCGGGGTTGCCACGACTCTAGCCTGGCCTTCCTGGAAGCCTAGAGCAGTCCTAGGCATCCTTAATGTCAGTTTCCACCTAGGGTTTCTCGAACGGAAACCTCGCACGAAGGCGGACGCCTCATCGTGCATCGTTCTCTCCGCTTCTTTTTCCACTCCCATCCTTTCCCCCATCCGTTCCATGCAGGAATTCGCGTTTTTTACGATTGCTCGAAAATCGATGTTTCATCCGATCGTGCCACGTTGCTTCTTGTTTAGCGTTCTCCTTCGGACCTTTTTTACCCACTTTTTACTTCTCGTAATCGCGTCAATCGTTGATCGTGCCATTCTTCCATCGATGTTTCAGATCGACGACTAAAAAAAGCAGTCGTTGAAACCGTCGAAAGAACTTTAATTCGAAGGTTTTAGGTCTCCGTGCGAGTAAGCAAACGTTCTCGTTTACTTCGTAACATTTGCATCGATAACATTTACGAGATGAACGAGGTTAAACCCGATAATGCGAGTTATTCTAACGAAGGTGCAAGCTCGTTTACGAAGACTGGTCTTGTCCGATTGACGGTATATGTCCTATTATCAATTACAAAATAAGAAACTCGTCTGTTTGAGGCTGATACGTCAAGGGAAGACGAGTGTGTGGAGGAAAAAAGATAGGAGTAAAATAGTCCGCCGTGCTTATCGGGATCTTTCAAAAGATCCTGCGTGTCTCGCGAAATCTTTATCGCTCCCTGTAGCTGCAGATCGTTTCTCGTTTTTCCCGTGTCGATGAAAGCATCGGCGTTGCGCTTTCTTTTTCTCATCTGTTTCTCGTTTTTCGAGCTTCGGGCGGTTGCAGGCCGCTCTCTTCCCCTGCGTGCGTGCTCCCACTTGCGCTCGTGTTGCTTCGTCGGGTTCCCTCGAAAATAGAACGAAGGAAAACTCGATCGACGTCTAATTAGCTGGTGGTTCGTAATTGAGTTTATAAATATCGGAAAATATCGGTGGCCGTGTTCGATTCTCTCGTGCTTCGGTCGAGCACGGAATGAAGGCAGATCGAAATGGAAAATTGTgtagaaaaaaaataataatagtaaattcacttaacgtttcttttttccttcgttaACTGTACGAAGAATGCATTTTTCTTGCATGTCGTCGTAAGATTTATTTTCGTAATTTGTTAAGAAACATCAAGAGTCGCGAATGGAAGGCTTGGGACAAAGAGCCGAGAAGCGAGAAAGACGATGAACAAATTTCATGTAAATGGTTTGGCTGCAGGTCGCGGTGCTCGGCTCGCGTCGCCTGCACGACTCGGTAGACTCGCTACACCTCGCCTTTTCTCTCTACCTGTTGCAGACTTCCCTAAAGCGGTGAAGAGGCTGTTGAAGAACGACATTCTTATGTTCCGGACGGCCAGCAGCGTGCTGCACATCCTACCGATCGCCGGCCTCTACACCTTCCTGCCAAAGTACCTCGAGAGCCAATTTCGCTTGCCAGCTCATCATGCGAACATGATCTCAGGTAATTTTCGCGAATAGACACGCGAGGGGAGTTTCTGGCCCCGAATCCTGTTGTTCTCGTTAACTTTCTTCCATGGAAGTACTTTTGTTGAATGCTTCGAAGCTACGCTTTCATTCTCCAACAAACACAGACAAagttgtttctcttttttcaaagGGGATTCGATCGAAAAgaggaataaaataaaacaaacggAACGTTTTATTCGAATCGAACGGAACAGTCGACTGGAGTAAACGAAAATCGTTTACTCATCGTAACAGAGGCCTGGTCTTCATCTTAAGCTGTCTTATTTTTTCGCAGGTGTCGGTGGTATTTTAGTAATGGGTCTGGGTATTATAATTAGCGGAGTGTTTATCCTGAGGGCAAAGCCTAACGCCAGGTTCGTCGCAGCCTGGATCGCCTTCACAGCGATAGTTTACGCGATCGGCATGGGCGTGCTGATGTTCATCGGTTGCCCGATGGACGATTTCGCTGGTCTCGTTTCGCATTCCAACGGGTAAGATTTGGTTTCCCTCTCTGCAGTCGAGTAACCGTCCACTCCATTTCAACGTTTTCATCTTGCACTTAGGCTAATTGCACTTACTTCTCATTCGGTCGTTTGCATAAATTACTCTGTATGAAATGTTTATAGTTCCGACCGCGGGAAGTTTAAAGTGAAATAAAGAGATAAGCTCTGGTGCAGATGATTTTACATATGTTGATGATGGCCGTTTACGTAGGTTTTATTGAAAAACGAATTGACGTTAAGCAAGCGACAAAATCCTTTTAGATTGTCCAGCTTCGAGCCGGTCTGCGAGGCTACCTGCGACTGCGTTCGAAACAAATTCAGTCCGATTTGCAGTGCTGATGGGAAAACTTATTTTTCCGCGTGTCACGCGGGTTGTTCCAATTACACGGTCGTCGATGGCAAGGTAGCTTCGGTGAGTACCACGACAATTTACCATCACGATAAACAATGATAAAGATTCATTACGAAGGAATTACGAGAAAAATCATCCACGCGTCAAGtggataacgttaaataattacGTCGAATAGGTAGTTAAGTAAAAAGTAGCTGACACGTACGATTATACGATTGATGCCAATTAATCGGCGAATACGTAAAACACGATGCAAAGCCGATCTCGTCGTCTCATTACGCCGATACGTCCTCGCGATTCGAATCGAATAACACCTTCGCTATTCCGCAATTTCATTGCATTCCCCTGATTGTATAGAGTCAGTGACGTCATCGCGGCAGAATATTGATATATAGCTCGTTGCATCGGGAAACAGCCGCGCGGCCGTAATTATCGGTGACAGTAGCATGCAACTAGGCTAGAAACGTTTCGTTGTTCTACCATTTACGGACGAAATCGCGTTATTCGCCCGGACGAAACAATGCTTCATTGATTGCGCAACTGCGCAAGTCATTACTTTCGCAATTGAAGCGTGCCTAGTCGCGAGCATTTCATTTCCAGTTATTCGGATTTCACGCGATTTGACGCAAAATTAAAAAGTCTGAAATCGTTTGCTCGCTTCCTTCTGTAATTAATTGCCGCAGAGAAACGTAAGATAATCTTGAGGTTGCAATCGGATGGAGTTGCATTTAAAATATCGATCGGATAATCATCGCGACGTTGTAGAAGGAAAAACACGAGAGACGattaaaaatcaaatataaacATGGTCGTTGAAATCATCGTTTTATCGTTTCCCTTTTGTttcgtaaaaaattattcgccAGTTTGAAGTAGAAGTTTTGGAATAACACGATATAGAACATAGTTCGGTAGTAGAACTAGTTAACTGTTAAGTAAAAGTTGATCGAACTAGTTTATTGGCATTAGCATACATTGACTTTGAACATATAGAAAACGGAACAAAGTTGCAACCGGTATGAAAACATCTGCATCAGCGTACTCGGCATATCTTAACGAGGCCGGTTCCTTGGCTTTTCAGTTTTACAACTGCCAGTGCATCGGGACGAATCTAACGACACCGGAAACGACCAACACCGCGACGATCGGTTACTGCGAGCTCGAGTGCAGTAACTTTTGGGTTTATATGATCCTGTTCTCGGTGTTCGTTTTCATCCACTCGACCAGCGAGGTGGGCTCCATGCTGTTGATCTTACGGTGCGTGGATCCACGGGACAAGGCGATGGCTTTGGGGCTTATACAATTCGCCATCGGCCTCTTTGGTAATTATAAACCTCGATCGTTCCTTCAATTCCAACGCTTGTTTTTCTCAACGATGAATTAAACGAGatcttaatcttaattattaTCTCCTTGGGTCGACTTGGAAATCCAAAGGAAGTCTTGAGTTCGCTTGATTTCAGAAATGAATTTATCAAACGTATGATCCGTTGGTCGGTTGGTTCCAGGTAACGTCCCGTGTCCAATCGTTTATGGTGCTGTGGTGGACTCCGCTTGTCTCGTATGGGAATACGCTTGCGGCGAGCGAGGTGCCTGCTGGCTTTACGACTCGAATGTCTTTAGAATGTTCTATCATGGTACGTACGCGGTTAGGCAGAAATCTGCGGCGAGGAGGAGTCGGAAATATCTTCACCTCGACCTTCCTGGCTACTGCTCGCTGTGTTGCTATTATATATCGAGGTTAAATTTCTCTTAACTTCACTTAACCCAAAGAATTGAACCGCCTCTGAACTTAGAAATTTGACCTCTTCGCGATACGTTTCGTAATAGGCGATctattctttaattaataaatctcTGCGCGAATCCTTTCCAGGTACCACAGGCGGAATCCTGATCCTTGCGTTCGTGGTGGACATAGTGGTGTGGTACAAGGCAGGGAGCATTAGCTTCGTGGAGGAGCAGGACGTGGAGGAGGGCACTGTTGAAGAAATGGCCACCCTGAAGTCGCAGGACGCGCAAGCGGTGGACAACGACTATTTGTGAAAGAGTCCCGGCCGACTTCGATGGTATCTCATCAAGCATAGGCCTGAATCTAGCGTCGTAAACCGGGACAAAGCGTGACGAGCCGTTCCTAACTGACGAGAACTCGGTGCCAGTAGCACGCCGGAGGTTTAAGACCGGGGCGATCTGTATCGATCTTCGCGTGTCACATTCGCCGgccgtttttccttttttttttttttttttttcgatggGTTTCGTTTTTGGAAACCTACGGCTAGAACCCGGTTGCCTCTTTAACGACGTGAAGGAGCAAGGATTCAAGAGGGAACGACGACAGTGGTGTTCGCGTCGATCGCCTTTCGAAACTCGAAGAGAGTCCAGAATCAAGATGAGATAGGACGACGAATGAACTGTTGAAGGAGGCGGTGCTCGGCCACGGAAATGCCCGTAGTTTCCGAAGGGCTATGCCGAGGTTTCGAACAAGTGCATCGAgggacgaagaaagaaacgtgTAAGAAGAAAAGGGGACGAGAAAATGGGGATCGATGATCAACGACTTGATTTTTCTTGAGAATGCGATTCTTGGAGACGCGAAGATGCGCCATGAAGAAAAGATCTTCCTGGTTGGTATCAAAGAGCAACGATTTGAATTAGAGATAAAGCGGTACGAGATACATCCGGAGgagtgagagagaaagggagataTGGAGTAGAAACGTCTGGTAGTATACGAGAATTTTCGTGTTTGGAGAAGGGAAAGTGGGATGAAGGAAAATGCGAAACGATGACCAATACGGATAACGGAATCAGTACGGCACGCGAGGTTCTCGGATCTTGGGCGAGCTTCTCTTAGGCACTACCGTCCGTGTTTCACTCTGCAGATACAACTAGGCGTAGGCAAACTGTACGTACAAGCGATTTAcgatgtgtgtatgtgtgtcgGTAATATTTGTCTGGAACGAAATACACGGTATATCTCGTTGTTTTTGAAAGATCATAAGGATACATTAAGAATGGAAAAAAAGGGGAGAGAATCTGGGAGCGAATGGGGAAAATAAGAAGAATACATAGGACATATTTTTTAGATGATTTGACGATGAAAATCTGGGCGATAAAGAGAACAAAAAGTaacgttaattattaatattaaagcaTTAGCAGATACGACACACAGGGAGAAGAGCGACGAcacaaacaaaagaaaagaagaaaaaacaaaaataaaatagaatgcaagagaaaagaaatatggAAGAAAAATGAAGTTAAGAGGGGAAAAAGGCGGATAATCGAGAGCTGTATTTTAATATGATACATTTTACACACTCGTGAGACACTCGTCAATGTATGCGCATCTGCCGCCTGTGCTTCTAGTGCTTTGAGCGTTCATTGTTTCTGAGTCCTTTTGAATGGTCAACCTGATCGTATATCAACCTTTTGTGTGTGTAATATTTCCCGTAGTAGTCTCTCTGTAGATTTCGAAAGATCGACCATAATGTCTCTCGGTTCCAATGTTCCAACAATAAAttcgaattaatttctaatcGAATCCAactaaaacatattttttaaattggtaAATTATTATTGCAGTAATTGCTGGTGGGATTTCATAATCAAAGGGTTAGATGGACGATCAGTGTATTAGATAGCTGCCGTATAAGGCAacgaaacaagaaagaaaaacaagaattGTTTCGGAGGGTAAAAGCAAGAAagggtaaaattaaaaacgcgCGCTTAAGGTACGCATTAACCGCTATGAAGTTTGCGAATTATTCGATTCAGGGGCATTGCTAATATATTACATCATTTTACGTTTGCTTCAAGGAACGTTTGGCTGACAGCTAAAATCCGTCAGAGTTGGATGAtacgaaagggaaaaagaactAGTTATCCTAAAAAAGTCAGATAATTTCGACTAATCTCGTTAAAGATGACGAGAGCGAGGAATtatatttttgaagaattttaattttggaCTGTTCTATGTTATTTCGTTGACCTACGCAATCGGAGAACTATTTTTGAAGAAAAAACGCGAAGCAGCGATACGTTCATAATTTATCCAATTAAATCTATTTCTGGTTTTTCCTTGGATTTTGTACTCTATGTTTGGAACATCTATATTCTCTATATATCGAGTACTATTTTTCATACTTGAGTAAAAAATTTCTTTGCAAAACCACTAATTGTAGGCGAATTATGGCAACGACAGCCAATTGTTTCTTCGAAActccaaataaaaaagatataggtatattatatatatatatctatatacacatataacgttacaacaacTCTGAACAAATCTTCAGAGTAGCAAACGTTCTGCTTTCAGTccagaagaaatattttaagaagaagAGAGGACGACTActgaacaaattattttttttttcttttttttgtattatCGTACCTCTTATAAAAAAGACAACAGTTACATAGAAAGAGTGTACTGTAAAATTAACTTGATTTTTTCCTGGAGACAGAAGCACCCTGGGATTTCTTCTGGGCTACAGCAGAACGTATACCTTAACCCTTTCGGTGTTGAAAATAATTGCTCGTATTCTGCATAGAACAAACCACCCACTCACCGGGAGGGTTGAACGTGTTACATATACCTATACATTGTACGTATCGTGTGTGCATGTGCGTGCGTGTACAGTTGTACCAGTAAATCGTTGACGATGCAATTGAGAAAGGATTGCACAGGGGCGGATACGGCCTTCCGTGCGCCCGTTGATCTCCATCGAGAATTGTATTTTTGTATTCGAAGCGACACATAatctatattttaatcgatCACGAATCGTATATAGAACAGCACGTAATAACTTAGAGCCAATTCCACCCTTTGAAGCGATTCATTTCTCGGGTTTCGAATATTACCATTCGGTTCTATTCACCGCAACGTCCTCTCTATTTTACGTTCGTTCACTCAAGTGGaggaacgaagagaaagaggaaaacggTTCGAAGGTGTTACTTCGCTCTCTTCTTTCTTGGCGTTAAATGCGTCATGCGATGAATTGTATCGCGTTGATGCAATCCTATTCAACATCGGTAACACAATGATCCATGGTATGTACTGATCGATCGTTTGGTTCTAAGGCTAATCGAAACACTAACATCGGATACAACCAAATGCAAGAATAGAGATGACAATATTTTCGCCAGCGAAAGTTAGGAATGCTAATGTTTACTGTGGTGGAAAGTTTATCGCGTGAACGATAACGTCAAGAAAGAGTTAATAATTTTAAGGGGAAAACAAGACAAAAGCAAAACTATAATCACAAAATAATTGTTTCACTTGGGAGTTAGTCCGGGGGGATGAAGAACGCGTTTTAACCCTTGTATTGGCAGAAGAATTTTCGATTCTCTTAGAATTACGAAAGCATTTTAGGAGTTCCAAGATTTATCCCACGAAACACGATTACACGTAGACGTTAAGTAGATGTTAGAGTGTTTGCATGCAGTTTTATGCGCAAAATTCATGCACGTTGCCCGGAGCAACATTGCCAAACAAGGAGTTAAAACCGACAGCTCCATCGTCGCGACtatcaaagaaatttctataaGCTTTTCCTCTATCGATGCAGAGTCGACTCATTGTCGGATGGTGTATTAATTGAACAAGATTTTAAACGGTGCAACACGGACTCCGTTATCGAAAAACGACGAACAGAACTATTTTGAACGATTCGAAGCCGTGTGTACAAATTCTACGCGCTCTTCTCTACGGTTCGACTTATTTTTAACCGCTTTTACAATCCTTTTTCCATCGGCGGAACGGTTAGAGGTTTCCAAGAGACAGTCCGTCGTCCCATGTGTCCGTCACAGAGATATTTTTCTTGCGGATGAATTTGGAAAGGAAAGCATAACGACGACACATGTCTCTATTTTCCAAGAAAGTCGCGAACCAGAGCTGTATCTCGACGAGGCGCTCTCTAGGTTCTTGCATTCTGTTTTAATACGCGTTCTTCGGCTCGATAACAAAATAGTATGAATGAACGAAATTTTTTGACCACGAACAGATTAGGGTGAAGtgttatttagttattttagtTTAATTTCCTTCTCGAAGGGCAAAATAAGATGAAGAGGTAGAACTCGATGAATGGTGTGTACTTGTGCGTTTGCCTTTCAGTGCTCGATATACATCACTGTATATTACATGTACGATAGAGCTGTACATATAGGAAAGTACAATAATTGCCAAAATAATCATGGCGTGGAGCGACAGAGTCTCAGTCTTTATTCCGTGTGTTGCGCCAGTCGGTACATCTGCAAGATGGGCAAACGATTCTTTGCGAATCCATTACGAATTTTACCCACGAAGCGAGTACTTGGATATCGGATTCGTGCGAGTGTAAATTTTATCCGAAAATCTTTAACTTTGACGAGGATTTTAAACGTAGTAAGATTTAATTTAGTCGCATGCCCCGTGTTTCGAATCACTTGTCCATCGTTACAATACGTTGCTAGTTACGTCACTGTGAGAATCAATGCAATGACGACGCGTTAACTTTGATACACTGCCCTCCTACTGATACTGCCAATCAATGAAAAAGACTTGTTTCACGCGAAAGCTCATCAGCCAATTAAATTACTGCCAGATTTTACTGCCAGACGACTTACTAGCATTATTTTTTACCATACGACCAACTGTCCCATTTACGAAACTCACGCTCGAAATATTTCGGACCATGGAAACAGTCCAGGGTATACATTTTGTTCCTCAAAGGAAAAGAACAACACTTTTCTCTTTGCATTTGATACGTAGCTTTCGCGTAATTCAATGGAGTACTTTTTTTATGCATATTCtcaactgtatacagtatcgacaATCTAAATGATAaggttcgttttttttttatatatatatcaatcacTTACATTCTCTCAGCATTTAATATTCACTAGCCACATCTTTTGATGTAGCGTCATCGTCGTGTGAATTCCCACAGTTTCGTCGattagatattatttaaaaaaatagacaggaaaaaagaaacgatcacTGGCGGAACACAGaatactataataattatattttagtaaaaaaaagaatttatcatTAATATACTTGTAGGATAATCAGCTGCGTAAGCGGACATCACGATTTTATCTAATTACGGCGTAGTTCTGTAAGAGAACCATAATTGCTAGTCTTTAATTTGCGACGTGCTCGCGTGTACTCGCACGTCTCGACGGAATATATACTGGATGTTTAATGAATCCTTCGGTTGGAGCAACTTTATCAGTCTGCAAGGgaacttctttttattttatctaaaatacttcaattttatacatatatataaataaaatatttgtggaGATTTGAATCATTTAATAAACGAGCtattaaacgaaattttaagattacatGCTCTGAATGAAAATCGTGATTCAAtcgttttaaattacttttccaAAGTATTGTCCTTGTGACGA
This genomic window from Bombus terrestris chromosome 9, iyBomTerr1.2, whole genome shotgun sequence contains:
- the LOC100642848 gene encoding solute carrier organic anion transporter family member 74D isoform X2 — protein: MRTCLAAGARAGHTGFSISPRSRPSWSPSASPGLVWVLQGMYYTYFVSVITTIEKLFQIQSKTTGIIMSATEIGQIGSSLLLTYYGGQGHRPKWIAWGMILFAVSSFTCSMPHFIFGEQLIHQNEMFFSGFEGGDPNNTHPIPANLCKLQERSENATLDSWISSTTPAQMNAMNYCKGDSLTEQRIQSKITTVVLAIFFVSLLGVGMGQTAVYTLGIPYIDDNVASRESPLYFAITIGVRILGPALGFILGSLCTMIYADLSANPQITPTDPRWVGAWWLGLVLISAMLMLVSIGMFAFPTRLPASRTPPKRADAKKPSLRDFPKAVKRLLKNDILMFRTASSVLHILPIAGLYTFLPKYLESQFRLPAHHANMISGVGGILVMGLGIIISGVFILRAKPNARFVAAWIAFTAIVYAIGMGVLMFIGCPMDDFAGLVSHSNGLSSFEPVCEATCDCVRNKFSPICSADGKTYFSACHAGCSNYTVVDGKVASFYNCQCIGTNLTTPETTNTATIGYCELECSNFWVYMILFSVFVFIHSTSEVGSMLLILRCVDPRDKAMALGLIQFAIGLFGNVPCPIVYGAVVDSACLVWEYACGERGACWLYDSNVFRMFYHGTTGGILILAFVVDIVVWYKAGSISFVEEQDVEEGTVEEMATLKSQDAQAVDNDYL